One genomic region from Natrinema caseinilyticum encodes:
- a CDS encoding HalOD1 output domain-containing protein, whose protein sequence is MGDELFCGRYVWSSTTPTVAIANAIAGIENVDPTDLPMALDSALYDHVDPEALDTLITTSNDPKLSFAVDEYRIEINGNQLSIVPENDW, encoded by the coding sequence ATGGGGGACGAACTGTTCTGTGGTCGATACGTCTGGTCGAGTACGACGCCGACAGTTGCGATTGCCAACGCCATCGCCGGCATCGAAAACGTCGATCCGACCGACCTCCCGATGGCACTCGACTCTGCACTGTACGATCACGTCGATCCCGAGGCGCTCGATACGCTCATCACGACCAGCAACGACCCGAAACTATCCTTTGCCGTCGACGAGTATCGAATCGAGATCAACGGCAACCAACTGTCGATCGTTCCGGAGAACGACTGGTGA